In a genomic window of Gadus chalcogrammus isolate NIFS_2021 chromosome 17, NIFS_Gcha_1.0, whole genome shotgun sequence:
- the plcb3 gene encoding 1-phosphatidylinositol 4,5-bisphosphate phosphodiesterase beta-3 — translation MAGAKPGVHALQLKPVSVHELLKTGSKFIKWDEEPNSGPPSLVTLEVEPNGFFLRWKSSGANQEWEILDISTIRDTRTGKFAKLPKDQRVREVLGIGKVEDMTMMTSKLVTIVHGNDLVNVSFLNFQAVEHETVAKIWTEELFKLATNILSQNASRNTFLRKAYTKLTLQMNQEGKLPVKHILKMFSDKRRVEMALEQCGLATNKTEGIKVEDFTWEAFQRFLDSLSLRPEIQSIFEDIGSKRKPFISLDQLMDFINQLQRDSRLNEVLYPPLKREQIRQIMEKYESNASQLERDQISLLAFTRYLDGEENTIVPPERLDLIDDMNQPLAHYFINSSHNTYLAMGQLTGPSSVEMYRQVLLTGCRCIELDCWKGRPQDEEPYITHGFTMTTEIPFKEVIEAIAESAFKTSTYPLILSFENHVDSAKQQAKMAEYCRTIFGDALLIDPLEKYPLLPGLALPTPQELMGKILIKNKKKHHHPHRPSSGGSIRRRELDGQSPPNHDCPLMDSDGAQLLSNGEEKLAEGMVKESEPRKSIGGEGESDEEEEEDTLPELKKPNSDEGTASSEVNATEEMSTLVNYIEPVKFKNFEVATKRKKFFEMSSFVETKGMDTLKSAPIEFVEYNKNQLSRIYPKGTRVDSSNYNPQLFWNMGCQMVALNFQTLDLPMQLNMGVFEYNGRTGYLLKPEFMRRTDKHFDPFTENIVDGIVANTVTLRVISGQFLTDKKVGVYVEVDIFGLPADTKRKYRTKTSNGNSLDPVWDDEMAGFNKVILPTLASLRIAVFEENGKFIGHRILPVSAIRPGYHYINLKNELNQPLLLPSLLVKTEAQDYIPNEHQEYAEALTNPIKHVSLLDQRESQLAVLMEENSELAPEQPEVHESEKESEAAPGRLPSPLHNLPPAVGDEPCDSIPSPGPGPREDFIASVVTEVLVQPTEELRQQKGYVKTLKKQSKDLKDLHKKHLKKVWTLSKEQKSKCSQLHSENMRRRSQIEKKLNHSIKKNESPDPAQKQLRSLEQELQQQTVQLREWQMKALLELRRGQHALESERKHTHLQEAFQKLKETAHECQATQLKKLRETCEKEKKELQKILDRKRLNSITEAKNRDKEKAETELNEINRKHIQDSVTSIRGLEKAQAHRLDKLVLRQREVLQHIDEEQPILLCRLVRELEAEVERLPDEIRQYLQAELKSKGLRSDALFSPLTNNGSPSSGSARSSNCSTPNSPPSTPNCSMWYQSLDNSTTSLADSISECTSHCKSEGGMSFS, via the exons GAACCCAACAGCGGCCCCCCCAGCCTGGTCACCCTGGAGGTGGAGCCCAACGGATTCTTCCTCCGCTGGAAGAGTAGTGGAGCCAACCag gAGTGGGAGATCTTGGACATCAGCACCATTAGAGACACCAGGACGGGGAAGTTTGCCAAGCTgcccaag gACCAACGAGTGCGTGAGGTGCTGGGCATTGGCAAGGTCGAAGACATGACGATGATGACATCGAAGCTGGTCACGATCGTCCACGGCAACGACCTGGTCAACGTCTCCTTCCTAAACTTCCAGGCCGTGGAACATGAGACCGTCGCCAAG atatGGACGGAGGAGCTCTTTAAGTTGGCTACGAACATACTTTCCCAGAATGCATCGCGGAACACCTTCCTTCGCAAAGC GTACACAAAGTTAACTCTGCAGATGAATCAGGAGGGGAAACTCCCAGTGAAGCa CATCCTGAAGATGTTCTCAGACAAACGGCGAGTAGAGATGGCGCTGGAGCAGTGCGGCCTCGCCACCAACAAG ACGGAGGGCATCAAGGTAGAAGACTTCACCTGGGAGGCCTTCCAGAGGTTTCTCGACAGCCTGTCCCTGCGACCTGAGATACAGAGCATCTTCGAGGACAT CGGCTCTAAGAGGAAGCCCTTTATCTCTCTTGACCAGCTGATGGACTTCATCAACCAGCTGCAGCGGGACTCGCGCCTCAACGAGGTCCTCTACCCCCCCCTGAAGCGGGAGCAGATCCGCCAGATCATGGAGAAGTACGAGAGCAATGCCAGCCAGCTGGAGAGag accaGATCAGCCTGCTGGCGTTCACGCGCTACCTGGACGGGGAGGAGAACACCATCGTCCCCCCAGAGAGGCTGGACCTGATCGACGACATGAACCAGCCCCTGGCTCACTACTTCATCAACTCCTCCCACAACACCTACCTCGCAA tGGGTCAGCTGACGGGCCCCTCCTCGGTGGAGATGTACCGGCAGGTGCTGCTGACGGGGTGCCGCTGCATCGAGCTGGACTGCTGGAAGGGCCGGCCCCAGGACGAGGAGCCCTACATCACCCACGGCTTCACCATGACCACCGAGATCCCCTTCAAG GAGGTGATTGAGGCCATCGCAGAGAGTGCCTTCAAGACCTCAACGtaccctctcatcctctccttcgAAAACCACGTGGACTC GGCCAAGCAGCAAGCCAAGATGGCCGAGTACTGCAGGACCATCTTTGGCGATGCCTTGCTCATTGACCCCCTGGAGAAATACCCG ctgctcCCGGGCCTGGCCCTGCCCACCCCCCAGGAGTTGATGGGGAAGATCCTGatcaagaacaagaagaagcaccaccacccccaccggcCCTCCAGCGGGGGCAGCATCCGCCGCCGGGAGCTGGACGGGCAGTCCCCGCCCAACCACG ACTGTCCTTTGATGGACAGCGATGGGGCCCAGCTCTTGTCCAATGGAGAAGAGAAGCTGGCTGAGGGGATGGTCAAGGAATCGGAACCCCGCAAGTCTATTG GAGGCGAGGGTgagagtgatgaagaggaggaggaagacaccTTACCTGAGCTGAAGAAACCTAACTCTGACGAG GGTACGGCCAGCAGTGAAGTGAACGCTACAGAGGAGATGTCCACTCTGGTGAACTACATAGAACCCGTCAAGTTCAAGAACTTTGAGGTCGCCAcca AGAGGAAGAAGTTTTTTGAAATGTCGTCGTTTGTGGAGACCAAAGGCATGGACACACTTAAGAGTGCGCCCATCGAGTTTGTCGA GTACAACAAGAACCAGCTGAGCAGGATCTACCCCAAAGGCACCCGGGTGGACAGCTCCAACTACAACCCTCAGCTCTTCTGGAACATGGGCTGCCAGATGGTGGCGCTCAACTTCCAGACGCTGG ACCTGCCCATGCAGCTCAACATGGGCGTGTTTGAGTACAACGGTCGCACCGGCTACCTGCTGAAGCCAGAGTTCATGAGGCGAACCGACAAGCACTTTGACCCCTTCACTGAGAACATCGTGGACGGGATCGTGGCCAACACCGTCACACTCAGG GTGATCTCCGGACAGTTTCTGACCGACAAGAAAGTGGGCGTGTACGTGGAAGTGGACATATTTGGGCTTCCTGCCGACACAAAGAGGAAGTACAGAACAAAGACGTCCAATGGGAACTCTCTGGATCCGGTGTGGGACGATGAAATGGCTGGTTTCAACAAG gtgaTCCTCCCTACCCTAGCGTCCCTGAGGATAGCGGTGTTCGAGGAGAACGGGAAGTTCATCGGCCACCGCATCCTCCCAGTGTCGGCCATCAGACCGG GCTACCACTACATCAACCTGAAGAACGAGCTGAACCagccgctgctgctgccctcCCTGCTGGTCAAGACCGAGGCCCAGGACTACATCCCAAACGAACACCAGG agtATGCAGAGGCCCTCACCAACCCCATCAAGCACGTCagcctgctggaccagagggagAGCCAGCTGGCCGTGCTGATGGAGGAGAACAGCGAG ctcGCCCCGGAGCAGCCTGAGGTACACGAGtcggagaaggagagcgaggcgGCCCCGGGCcggctcccctcccccctccacaacCTCCCCCCCGCCGTGGGGGATGAGCCGTGCGACAGCATCCCCAGTCCCggaccag gtccgAGGGAGGACTTCATAGCCTCTGTTGTAACAG aggtGCTAGTGCAGCCCACCGAGGAGCTGAGACAGCAGAAGGGCTACGTGAAGACGCTGAAGAAGCAGAGCAAAGACCTGAAGGACCTGCACAAGAAACACCTCAAGAAG GTGTGGACCCTGAGCAAGGAGCAGAAGAGCAAGTGCAGCCAGCTCCACTCGGAAAACATGAGGAGACGCAGCCAGATAGAGAAGAAACTGAACCACAGCATCAAGAAGAA TGAGTCCCCGGACCCGGCCCAGAAGCAGCTGAGGAGCCTGGAGcaggagctgcagcagcagacgGTGCAGCTCAGGGAGTGGCAGATGAAGGCCCTGCTGGAGCTGCGGCGCGGGCAGCACGCCctggagagcgagaggaagcacacacacctccaggaG GCCTTCCAGAAGCTGAAGGAGACGGCTCATGAGTGCCAGGCCACCCAGCTCAAGAAGCTCAGGGAGACCTGTGAAAA AGAGAAGAAGGAACTGCAGAAGATTCTGGACAGGAAGAGACTCAACAGCATCACTGAAGCCAAGAACCGGGACAAAGAGAAGGCCgaaac GGAGCTGAATGAAATCAACAGGAAACATATTCAGGACTCTGTCACCTCGATCCGTGGG CTGGAGAAGGCCCAGGCCCATCGGCTGGATAAGCTGGTCCTGAGACAGAGGGAAGTCCTGCAGCACATAGACGAGGAGCAGCCAATA CTCCTGTGCCGTCTAGTCCGGGAGCTGGAGGCAGAGGTCGAGCGTTTACCTGACGAGATCCGCCAGTACCTGCAGGCGGAGCTAAAGAGCAAGGGCCTCCGTAGCGACGCCCTCTTCTCGCCGCTGACCAACAACGGCAGCCCCAGCTCGGGGTCCGCCCGCTCCTCCAACTGCTCCACCcccaactcccccccctccacgccCAACTGCAGCATGTGGTACCAAAGCCTGGACAATAGCACCACCTCATTGGCCGACTCCATCTCGGAGTGCACCAGTCACTGCAAATCTGAGGGCGGGATGTCTTTCAGTTAA